The proteins below come from a single Malus sylvestris chromosome 3, drMalSylv7.2, whole genome shotgun sequence genomic window:
- the LOC126614240 gene encoding uncharacterized protein LOC126614240 — MNLRENQQPINRPQALKLKPYAFYLSSILILVLTISFNFPKTNFLKTQLLKHTFSSHPTTIVQNLFGFLHPIKKLQQTQSISSTPKPPNCVLWMAPFLSGGGYSSEAWSYILSLYQHSKNPNFQMAIEQHGDQESLEFWEGLPEYVRKLAIGLYNTQCSMKDTVVICHSEPGAWNPPLFETLPCPPAAYQKFKSVIGRTMFETDRVNAEHVKRCNRMDYVWVPTQFHVSSFVQSGVDPSKVVKIVQPIDVKFFDPLAYEQLNLASVGKLIMGKATQDLETKKKFVFMSVFKWEYRKGWDVLLKSYLEEFSEADGVTLYLLTNPYHSDRDFGNKIVEFVEKSGIEMPVTGWAPVYVMDTHIAQTDLPRVYKAADAFVLPSRGEGWGRPLVEAMAMSLPVIATNWSGPTEYLTAENSYPLPVDRMSEVMEGPFRGHLWAEPSVNKLRVLMRRVVNNVEEAKVKGKKAREDMIKRFSPEIVADIVTKHVQHILQKVNR, encoded by the coding sequence ATGAATTTGCGCGAAAACCAACAACCCATTAACCGACCACAAGCCCTGAAATTGAAACCCTATGCATTCTACTTATCATCCATCCTAATTCTCGTCCTTACAATCTCCTTCaatttccccaaaacaaacttCCTCAAAACCCAACTCCTAAAGCACACATTCTCATCACACCCCACCACCATTGTCCAAAACCTGTTCGGCTTTCTTCATCCAATTAAAAAACTCCAACAAACCCAGTCGATAAGTTCTACTCCCAAGCCCCCCAACTGTGTTCTATGGATGGCTCCTTTCCTTTCAGGTGGTGGGTACAGTTCAGAAGCTTGGTCTTACATTTTATCCCTTTACCAACACTCGAAAAACCCGAATTTTCAAATGGCTATCGAGCAACACGGTGATCAGGAATCCTTGGAATTCTGGGAGGGTTTGCCTGAATATGTCAGGAAATTAGCAATTGGGCTTTACAACACACAATGTAGTATGAAGGACACCGTGGTTATTTGTCACAGTGAGCCCGGTGCTTGGAACCCGCCTTTGTTCGAAACACTGCCTTGCCCACCAGCTGCTTACCAAAAGTTCAAGTCCGTCATTGGACGGACCATGTTTGAAACCGATAGAGTGAACGCGGAGCATGTGAAGCGCTGTAATCGGATGGATTATGTTTGGGTTCCTACGCAGTTTCATGTGTCGAGTTTTGTACAAAGCGGGGTTGATCCTTCTAAGGTTGTGAAAATTGTGCAGCCTATTGATGTTAAGTTCTTTGATCCGCTTGCGTATGAGCAGTTGAATCTTGCGTCTGTAGGGAAGTTGATTATGGGTAAGGCAACGCAGGACTTGGAAACGAAGAAGAAATTTGTGTTTATGAGTGTGTTTAAGTGGGAGTACAGGAAAGGATGGGATGTGTTGTTGAAATCATATTTGGAAGAGTTCAGTGAAGCAGATGGCGTTACTTTGTATCTTTTGACAAATCCTTATCACTCTGATAGAGATTTTGGGAATAAGATAGTGGAGTTTGTGGAGAAATCTGGAATCGAAATGCCAGTGACCGGTTGGGCTCCAGTTTATGTGATGGACACTCACATAGCTCAAACTGATTTGCCGCGAGTGTACAAGGCAGCTGATGCATTTGTTCTTCCATCAAGGGGGGAAGGGTGGGGAAGGCCCCTCGTTGAAGCGATGGCAATGTCGTTGCCCGTGATTGCCACAAATTGGTCTGGGCCTACGGAATATCTGACTGCAGAGAATAGTTATCCATTGCCGGTGGACAGGATGAGTGAAGTAATGGAAGGGCCTTTCAGAGGACATCTCTGGGCAGAACCTTCGGTTAACAAGCTTCGTGTTCTAATGAGGCGCGTGGTGAATAATGTCGAGGAAGCCAAGGTAAAAGGGAAAAAAGCAAGAGAAGACATGATCAAAAGGTTTTCTCCTGAGATTGTTGCAGATATCGTTACAAAACATGTACAACATATACTTCAGAAGGTGAATCGGTAG
- the LOC126616533 gene encoding nudix hydrolase 26, chloroplastic-like: MLNSTLHIPSPSFPTCPLNSKLTKFSHLALLRRKSIIYTRTRLLCTPSQSSSSTAMEAPPQGYRRNVAICLVNDSKIFAASRLDIPSAWQMPQRKDF; encoded by the exons ATGCTTAATTCTACACTCCACATTCCCTCTCCATCCTTCCCAACTTGCCCTCTTAATTCTAAACTCACCAAATTTTCGCACCTTGCACTCCTCCGCCGGAAATCCATTATTTATACCAGAACTAGACTCCTCTGTACACCTTCccaatcttcttcttcaacgGCAATGGAAGCCCCTCCCCAAGGTTATAGAAGGAATGTTGCCATCTGCCTCGTCAATGATTCTAAG ATTTTTGCTGCTTCGAGGTTAGATATTCCCAGTGCGTGGCAAATGCCTCAG AGGAAGGACTTTTGA